One window of Papilio machaon chromosome 18, ilPapMach1.1, whole genome shotgun sequence genomic DNA carries:
- the LOC106721122 gene encoding putative transcription factor capicua isoform X3, translated as MQRTHAGGAPPPHSHAPPHTHALPHYRAHAQPHPLYADIDDQIPASVISSVGTVSLSQSTTNPTPNITMANPTNPGTASSTSNGQASGQQTTTAPVPRNLPKKRKFDPSEFEEIDRNCVSNIVSAPSYTTPVLPSPIVKQSPPPSEMKSYTMYPNIDLSEWRDHRVLAKQRGLYVPGVIRQAEGCKVIVELDGQENEPVEYSDVFGANKYDVISDASPQLSHLQIGSACVVRTVDQSRESVQNIFIEGFVFEVHNSPIRIRVRVSDGEECKDTVEVKRADIRLLQPPWADELEDADCNAAAIYPQMMRAHHPPSQMCGNHFYTSSPMAGVVAGGGLANGTMDELRKRAFDDYGESDDDLRKEDIMFPTDASHMECNNSKRSSLQSRGSTSSLLERSLTPRSQPPTPRSQAATPHKYKKGDVVSTPTGIRKKFNGKQWRRLCSKDGCTKESQRRGFCSRHLSLRGVARSSNTPLAHSSHTPHQRSSSKSLSSSGTCVEGDETSRESDTTPPHYRVAGRFDPDETEAANMLVSLGSSRSGSPGASPVGGVSSPALRSNVFVPISSPQPPHAPAPVSYHSLIRPELVRPGRVSSPVSSVATSVIRVSPAPTYHYQVENRNGPSTIQSNNLIQSSVIGIQTGLNIQSVQTNLNAPATLQSSLNLQPNMSLSLNPNSIRNTKMDDVPHNLVVHRNIPISNGIELEHNLYRAQPLHIRNGLYEAYRRDDDPSPLNNHENFVNKRVSEYEEEDHSVPQTECKINRGICEPRPLELSEARVFEDKRIVKPAPLQARPLSMIDAESKDAIKRLYVIPPNSLEKKLVLIKKEPPETIKMSNNEPETEPRVIDNGDHMNNVGNSAVIVHPSQLLPVLPPPTSHTAIIVSTSGVSGGVFPWQSLVPLLKAASPPPAPAPASPRTPRTPHTPHTPHTPRTPHTPHTPHVKSEEQVKAESNETVTSMCADEDDEVFECEDSGSAAGGEDASKRRTQSLSSLNQNSSGPEKKERRIRRPMNAFMIFSKRHRQMVHQRHPNQDNRTVSKILGEWWYSLKPEEKQKYNELASEVKEAHFKAHPEWKWCNKDRRKSSSSRDPTGSMPQSPRTPSDAANSGVTTSVADVSHNVTVYNHVCSPQLSDDDQMMGQTMSEEIPAQHEIELKCGEKVTDSDSEGVDTRDFVPQMDHTRRPKPIKASILRAGSSDNLLGGITASSPGGSKVFQPTGGAFKSTHVDTGDNHRQWTAFTTINKTSMANQVPSSPQVQTMTSTQNLTNSVQGISLNTPNLSTQVALDNAIASIMNSPTSTSGVQVISSGISIPSQSISQTPTSTALSNALLKSVTLVKRNIGDTATAGPITLSVDASGNLFTYVQLQRLYVPSFEPEVDPNKNQHQNVQSGGQSVIVSQSNHTAPKTTQWENPVEEARPFPLAPTPAQLGRAPLQKRLSRGTSTSSTGNETPCRNEIQTTHESAESEPLQSPKMAENLPSPSLKKSLFKKGNEDGRDKVLETVNFEQKFSTLPQFKPEACSPGAMVVPRSPHFLRKKHNKLEEDSGGVTPAHLEAEVLSGGGMPTPHSFGTPHTTTKLVGNTFFGPDFNLDNFRATTEHGSEEMSPHTPCSASGGGTGGGAGARAEAGHRRVLEQRRHLVLKLFQEHGMFPTTQATSNFQTTHMDIFPTKMSLQLKIREVRQKLMAQSNLTPHSELNTPTNVNSPIVSAALQPTSTAS; from the exons ATGCAGCGCACGCACGCGGGCGGCGCCCCCCCGCCGCATTCACACGCCCCGCCCCACACACACGCACTCCCCCACTACCGTGCGCACGCGCAACCGCACCCTCTTTATGCGGACATCGATGATCAG ATTCCGGCTTCGGTGATCAGTAGTGTGGGAACGGTCAGTTTGTCTCAATCTACAACAAACCCAACCCCAAACATCACTATGGCCAACCCGACTAACCCTGGCACTGCTAGTAGCACTAGTAATGGCCAAGCTTCGGGGCAACAAACTACAACAGCGCCAGTGCCGAGGAATCTGCCAAAAAAGCGCAAATTTGACCCATCAGAGTTCGAGGAAATTGATCGGAATTGCGTATCCAATATCGTGTCTGCTCCCAGTTACACCACGCCGGTGCTGCCCTCTCCGATCGTGAAACAATCACCACCGCCGTCCGAAATGAAGTCCTACACAATGTACCCAAATATAGATTTATCAGAGTGGCGCGATCACAGGGTGTTAGCGAAGCAGCGCGGTCTCTACGTCCCGGGTGTTATCCGGCAGGCGGAAGGTTGTAAAGTGATAGTAGAACTGGACGGGCAAGAGAACGAACCAGTCGAGTATAGTGATGTTTTCGGTGCGAACAAGTACGATGTGATAAGTGATGCCAGTCCGCAGCTCAGCCACTTGCAGATCGGGTCTGCGTGCGTGGTCCGGACCGTGGACCAAAGTAGGGAGAGTGTTCAGAACATATTTATAGAAGGTTTCGTGTTTGAGGTGCACAATTCGCCTATTAGGATTCGTGTCAGG GTATCTGATGGCGAGGAATGCAAAGACACGGTAGAGGTGAAGCGCGCAGACATCCGGCTGCTGCAGCCGCCGTGGGCCGACGAGCTGGAGGACGCCGACTGTAACGCCGCTGCCATTTACCCGCAGATGATGCGAGCTCATCATCCTCCATCACAG ATGTGCGGCAACCACTTTTACACATCGTCTCCGATGGCGGGCGTGGTGGCAGGCGGAGGGTTAGCCAACGGCACCATGGACGAGCTGCGCAAGCGCGCCTTCGACGACTACGGCGAGAGTGATGACGATCTCAGGAAAGAAGATATTATGTTTCCCACTGACGCTTCACATATGG AGTGTAACAACAGCAAGCGCAGCAGTCTGCAGAGCCGCGGCAGCACCTCCAGTCTGCTCGAGCGCAGTCTCACGCCACGATCTCAACCACCCACTCCTAG ATCTCAGGCGGCAACCCCGCACAAGTACAAGAAGGGAGACGTGGTGTCGACACCGACCGGCATACGTAAGAAGTTCAACGGCAAGCAGTGGCGGAGGCTGTGCTCCAAGGACGGCTGCACCAAGGAGAGTCAGCGGCGCGGCTTCTGCTCACGACATCTCTCACTGCGCGGCGTCGCACGCTCCTCCAACACACCGCTCGCGCACTCCTCGCACACGCCGCACCAGAG GAGTAGCAGTAAATCTCTGTCATCGAGTGGCACATGTGTGGAAGGGGACGAGACGTCGCGCGAGTCTGACACCACGCCGCCGCACTACCGCGTCGCAGGACGATTCGACCCCGACGAGACGGAGGCCGCCAACATGCTCG TGTCGCTGGGGAGTTCGAGGTCGGGTAGTCCTGGTGCGTCGCCAGTAGGTGGTGTGTCATCACCGGCGCTACGCAGTAATGTGTTTGTGCCCATCTCCTCGCCGCAGCCTCCGCATGCACCTGCACCCGTCTCCTATCACAGCCTCATCAG GCCAGAGCTAGTCCGGCCGGGTAGAGTGAGTTCTCCTGTGAGCAGCGTAGCCACAAGTGTGATCAGGGTATCTCCAGCACCTACCTACCACTATCAg gtGGAAAACCGCAACGGTCCTTCTACCATTCAATCGAACAATCTGATCCAGTCCAGTGTAATAGGAATTCAAACAGGACTCAATATACAAAGCgttcaaacaaatttaaacgCACCTGCCACATTACAGTCCAGTCTTAATCTACAACCGAATATGTCTCTCAGTTTGAACCCGAATTCTATACGAAATACAAAGATGGACGACGTACCGCACAATCTTGTCGTACATAGAAACATACCGATATCTAACGGCATCGAGTTAGAGCACAATTTGTATCGTGCCCAGCCATTACATATACGAAATGGATTATATGAAGCGTACAGAAGAGACGATGATCCATCTCCATTGAATAATCATGAAAATTTTGTGAATAAACGAGTCTCGGAATACGAGGAGGAAGATCATTCCGTCCCTCAGACTGAATGTAAGATAAACCGAGGTATTTGTGAACCTCGCCCTTTAGAACTGTCCGAGGCTCGAGTGTTTGAAGACAAACGTATAGTGAAACCAGCTCCCCTACAGGCTCGCCCTCTCTCTATGATTGATGCTGAATCCAAAGATGCGATAAAACGACTTTACGTAATTCCACCTAATTCACTGGAAAAGAAACTCGTTTTGATCAAAAAGGAACCCCCGGAGACAATTAAA ATGAGCAACAATGAACCAGAGACAGAACCAAGAGTTATCGACAATGGAGATCAT ATGAACAATGTAGGCAACAGTGCGGTGATAGTACATCCCAGTCAGCTGTTGCCAGTACTGCCGCCACCCACCTCACACACCGCCATTATTG tgtCAACAAGCGGTGTGTCAGGCGGCGTGTTCCCCTGGCAGTCGCTGGTGCCGCTGCTGAAGGCGGCGTCACCCCCGCCAGCCCCCGCACCCGCCTCCCCGCGCAcgccccgcaccccgcacaCCCCGCACACGCCCCACACCCCGCGCACACCCCACACCCCGCACACCCCGCACGTCAAGTCCGAGGAGCAGGTCAAGGCGGAGAGTAATG aaacCGTGACTTCAATGTGTGCGGACGAAGACGACGAGGTTTTCGAATGTGAAGACTCCGGGTCTGCCGCCGGCGGCGAGGATGCTTCCAAAAGACGCACTCAGAGTCTCTCCTCACTTAACCAGAACTCCTCGGGCCCtgaaaag AAAGAGCGTCGTATCCGCCGTCCAATGAACGCGTTCATGATATTCTCAAAGCGTCATAGACAAATGGTGCACCAGAGACATCCCAACCAGGACAACCGCACTGTCAGCAAGATCCTCGGCGAGTGGTGGTACTCTCTCAAACCTGAGGAGAAACAGAAATATAATGAACTTGCTAGTGAg GTGAAAGAGGCACATTTCAAAGCACACCCGGAATGGAAGTGGTGTAACAAGGATCGACGGAAGTCGTCCAGTAGCAGAGATCCTACGGGTTCTATGCCACAA AGTCCTCGAACACCATCGGATGCAGCAAACAGCGGTGTGACCACAAGTGTGGCAGATGTATCTCACAATGTCACCGTTTACAACCACGTCTGCTCGCCGCAGCTCAGTGACGACGATCAGATG ATGGGTCAAACGATGTCAGAAGAGATACCAGCTCAGCATGAGATCGAGTTGAAATGCGGTGAGAAGGTGACAGATTCTGACTCAGAGGGTGTTGACACGCGAGACTTTGTGCCACAAATGGACCACACGCGGCGACCTAAGCCTATTAAAGCCAG TATCCTCAGGGCGGGCTCCTCAGATAACCTGTTGGGTGGGATAACTGCCTCCAGTCCGGGCGGGTCTAAGGTCTTCCAGCCCACCGGTGGGGCTTTCAAGTCCACGCACGTCGATACAG GCGATAACCATAGACAATGGACGGCGTTCACAACCATAAACAAAACGAGTATGGCGAACCAAGTGCCAAGTTCACCGCAAGTGCAAACTATGACCAGTACACAGAATTTGACCAATAGCGTGCAAGGCATTTCTCTCAACACGCCGAATTTATCCACACAAGTGGCACTTGATAATGCCATAGCTTCAATAATGAACTCACCTACTTCAACTAGTGGTGTACAAGTGATATCGAGTGGGATATCGATACCGAGTCAATCGATAAGTCAAACTCCAACATCGACAGCACTAAGCAACGCGCTGCTAAAAAGTGTTACTCTTGTGAAGAGGAATATAGGTGATACTGCAACTG CTGGACCTATAACACTGTCTGTGGACGCATCCGGCAATCTCTTCACATACGTGCAGTTGCAGAGGTTGTATGTGCCGTCATTTGAACCCG aagTCGATCCTAACAAGAATCAACACCAGAACGTACAAAGTGGTGGACAATCTGTTATTGTGTCGCAAAGTAACCACACAGCGCCGAAAACTAC TCAATGGGAGAACCCCGTGGAAGAGGCGCGTCCCTTCCCCTTAGCGCCGACACCCGCGCAGCTCGGCAGAGCGCCGCTACAGAAGAGACTCAGTCGAG GAACATCAACGAGTTCGACAGGTAACGAGACGCCGTGTCGTAACGAGATACAAACTACACACGAGAGTGCGGAATCAGAGCCGCTGCAGTCACCCAAGATGGCTGAAAACCTGCCGAGTCCTTCGCTCAAGAAGAGTCTGTTTAAAAAGGGCAATGAAGATGGAAGGGACAA GGTGCTGGAGACAGTGAACTTCGAGCAGAAGTTCAGTACGCTGCCGCAGTTCAAGCCGGAGGCGTGCAGCCCCGGCGCCATGGTCGTTCCTCGCAGTCCGCACTTCTTGcggaaaaaacataacaaactaG AGGAGGATAGCGGAGGAGTGACTCCGGCACACCTGGAGGCGGAGGTGTTGAGCGGCGGCGGCATGCCCACACCACACTCCTTCGGCACCCCGCACACCACCACCAAGCTCGTCGGCAACACATTCTTCGGACCTGACTTTAATCTAGACAATTTTAGAG CGACAACGGAGCATGGGAGCGAGGAGATGTCACCGCACACACCTTGCAGCGCAAGTGGCGGAGGTACTGGAGGCGGGGCTGGAGCCCGAGCTGAGGCAGGACACCGTCGTGTGCTGGAGCAGCGCAGACATCTCGTGCTCAAGCTGTTCCAGGAGCATGGCATGTTCCCCACCACTCAGGCCACCTCCAACTTCCAG ACAACGCACATGGACATATTCCCTACGAAGATGTCGCTGCAGCTGAAGATCCGCGAAGTGCGACAGAAGTTGATGGCGCAGTCCAACCTCACACCACATTCAGAACTCAACACGCCAACTA ATGTGAATTCTCCGATAGTATCCGCAGCGCTGCAACCCACGTCAACTGCTAGTTAG